A genomic window from Trueperaceae bacterium includes:
- a CDS encoding fumarylacetoacetate hydrolase family protein: MRIVRYASPEGPRHGLIEGDTLYAAEGAPGALRRGAVVGPLAEATLLAPVEPTTIVCVGNNYDELLAAKGLERPEIPNVFLKAANTIVGPDADVVAPAGQRFEFEGELALVIGATARKVAAADWRDYVLGFTIANDLTARDWQLADTQWWRAKSSDTFCPVGPWIDTDYADPETRALQTLVNGEVKQDASTADLTFKLGEVLEIVTASLTLQPGDLVLTGTPPGFCPLHPGDVVEVRIDGLGALRNTVVAG, encoded by the coding sequence ATGCGCATCGTCCGCTACGCCAGCCCCGAAGGTCCCCGTCACGGCCTCATCGAGGGCGACACGCTGTACGCCGCGGAGGGCGCGCCCGGCGCCCTGCGGCGCGGCGCCGTCGTCGGGCCGCTCGCCGAGGCGACCCTGCTCGCTCCCGTCGAACCCACCACGATCGTGTGCGTCGGGAACAACTACGACGAACTCCTCGCCGCCAAGGGGCTCGAGCGGCCCGAGATCCCCAACGTCTTCCTCAAGGCGGCCAACACGATCGTCGGTCCCGACGCCGACGTCGTCGCCCCCGCCGGCCAGCGCTTCGAGTTCGAAGGGGAGCTCGCCCTCGTCATCGGCGCGACCGCACGCAAGGTGGCCGCCGCCGATTGGCGCGACTACGTCCTCGGTTTCACCATCGCCAACGACCTCACCGCCCGCGACTGGCAGCTCGCCGACACCCAGTGGTGGCGGGCCAAGAGCTCCGACACCTTCTGTCCCGTGGGGCCCTGGATCGACACCGACTACGCCGACCCCGAGACGCGTGCGCTGCAGACCCTCGTCAACGGCGAGGTCAAGCAGGACGCCTCCACCGCCGACCTCACGTTCAAGCTCGGGGAGGTCCTGGAGATCGTGACCGCCTCCCTCACGCTGCAACCGGGCGACCTGGTCCTCACCGGGACGCCGCCCGGCTTCTGTCCATTGCATCCCGGGGACGTCGTCGAGGTTCGCATCGACGGGCTCGGGGCCCTGCGCAACACCGTCGTCGCCGGCTGA
- a CDS encoding ABC transporter ATP-binding protein, whose amino-acid sequence MSDSKNVKLSIRGIRKVFHIRRGGVRSELLALGGIDLDVADHEFVSVIGPSGSGKTTLLKIVAGLSTPTDGTIAIDGRPVTGPGDDRAVVFQTFGLFPWKTVLDNVRFPLDIRDTAASEADRLARANIAKVGLEGFEDAHPHQLSGGMQQRVGLARALTADPEILLMDEPFGAIDAQTRELMQEELLKLWSETKKSVMFITHDLDEAVLLADRVVVLTGQPGTVQAVVDVPLPRRRWEYDVRAEPEFARVRHEIWEMLREGIVRHEADEMQAARAAV is encoded by the coding sequence GTGAGCGATTCGAAGAACGTCAAGCTGTCGATCCGAGGCATCCGAAAGGTCTTCCACATCCGCCGGGGCGGCGTACGCAGCGAGCTGCTCGCCCTCGGAGGTATCGATCTGGACGTCGCCGACCACGAGTTCGTGTCCGTCATCGGACCGAGCGGCTCGGGGAAGACGACGCTCCTCAAGATCGTCGCCGGGCTGTCCACCCCCACCGACGGCACCATCGCCATCGACGGCCGGCCGGTCACCGGCCCCGGCGACGACCGGGCGGTCGTCTTCCAGACGTTCGGCCTGTTCCCGTGGAAGACCGTCCTCGACAACGTCCGCTTCCCCCTCGACATCCGCGATACGGCCGCCTCCGAAGCCGACCGCCTCGCCCGCGCCAACATCGCGAAGGTGGGCCTCGAGGGGTTCGAGGATGCCCACCCCCACCAGCTGTCGGGCGGCATGCAGCAGCGCGTCGGGCTCGCCCGAGCGTTGACCGCCGACCCGGAGATCCTGTTGATGGACGAGCCGTTCGGGGCGATCGACGCCCAGACGCGCGAGTTGATGCAGGAGGAACTGCTCAAGCTGTGGTCCGAAACCAAGAAGTCGGTCATGTTCATCACGCACGATCTCGATGAGGCGGTCCTGCTCGCCGACAGGGTCGTGGTCCTGACCGGCCAGCCCGGCACCGTCCAGGCGGTCGTCGACGTCCCGCTCCCCCGCCGACGCTGGGAGTACGACGTGCGCGCCGAACCGGAGTTCGCTCGCGTCCGCCACGAGATTTGGGAGATGTTGCGCGAGGGCATCGTGCGGCACGAGGCGGACGAGATGCAGGCTGCACGGGCGGCGGTCTGA